One stretch of Bacteroidota bacterium DNA includes these proteins:
- a CDS encoding menaquinone biosynthesis decarboxylase — protein MFDNLQDFVKHLEKNGELHRVKVEVDPELEITEIATRALKLGKPALLFEHVKGADFPLVINMLANERRIELALGKHPDELGEQLISFAEKLMPPSPKILLEESAMIRRLYNARPKNVTIARSQAVIEKPNLSALPILKTWPEDGGRFVTLPQVITYDPKTGKRNIGMYRIQKFDDQTTGMHWQIGKGGGYHYHSAEKLNQPLEVALVIGSDPALLLATVAALPEGIDEAMFAGFLRGKPTEFVNARSLNIAVPANAEFIFEGIVKPHERRLEGPFGDHFGHYSNAAEFPVFHIQTATRRKDPIYPATIVGIPPMEDKFIGDATQQILAPLARLIHHEVKNIWAYYEAGFHNLLVVSVNERYQKEAMKAALGLMGTGQLSLTKCLITVSEQVDVRNFNEVLKAIHENFDPHFDFIMIPKVPLDTLDFTSFKMNLGSKMIIDATQKKKPKQKINVKKLNDVVKSLSSYDRRIIDARLIEGAFLLVKVKKDGDAVIKKIVKHPELLGVKMAATVSFDVDINEQESYIWGVFTRFDCERDIIFTEQKLIGISPIYKGILGIDATWKTGYPNPLSMDESIIKKVDERWDSYWR, from the coding sequence ATGTTTGATAATCTACAAGATTTTGTAAAACATCTCGAAAAGAACGGCGAACTTCATCGCGTAAAAGTCGAAGTCGATCCGGAATTGGAGATTACCGAAATTGCAACACGCGCTCTAAAATTGGGGAAGCCGGCCTTGCTGTTCGAACATGTGAAAGGGGCAGATTTTCCTCTTGTCATTAATATGCTCGCAAACGAACGGCGAATTGAATTGGCATTGGGAAAACATCCGGATGAACTCGGCGAACAATTGATCTCGTTTGCCGAAAAATTGATGCCCCCCTCTCCGAAAATCCTGCTAGAAGAATCCGCAATGATTCGCAGATTATATAATGCCAGACCAAAAAATGTTACCATCGCTCGTTCACAGGCTGTAATTGAAAAACCAAATCTCTCCGCACTTCCCATCTTAAAAACATGGCCGGAAGACGGTGGGCGTTTTGTGACATTGCCGCAAGTAATTACGTACGATCCGAAAACAGGGAAAAGAAATATTGGAATGTACCGCATTCAAAAATTTGACGATCAAACCACGGGGATGCACTGGCAGATCGGCAAAGGAGGCGGTTATCATTATCACTCCGCTGAAAAATTAAATCAACCCTTGGAAGTAGCACTTGTTATTGGAAGCGATCCAGCGTTGCTCTTGGCAACAGTTGCAGCACTCCCGGAAGGAATTGATGAAGCAATGTTTGCTGGTTTCTTGCGCGGCAAACCGACAGAATTTGTTAATGCACGTTCATTAAACATAGCAGTCCCTGCCAATGCAGAATTTATTTTTGAAGGAATTGTAAAACCACACGAACGCCGTTTAGAAGGACCATTTGGAGATCATTTCGGACATTATTCCAATGCCGCTGAATTCCCTGTGTTCCATATTCAAACTGCCACGCGCAGAAAAGATCCGATTTATCCAGCAACAATCGTCGGAATTCCTCCGATGGAAGATAAATTCATCGGAGACGCTACACAACAAATTCTTGCACCGCTCGCACGACTGATTCACCATGAAGTGAAAAATATCTGGGCATATTATGAAGCAGGTTTCCACAATCTGTTAGTAGTTTCTGTCAATGAACGATATCAAAAAGAAGCAATGAAAGCAGCGCTTGGTTTAATGGGAACAGGACAGCTTTCACTCACAAAATGTCTGATCACTGTTTCAGAACAAGTGGATGTCCGAAATTTTAATGAGGTACTTAAAGCAATCCATGAGAATTTCGATCCGCATTTTGATTTTATCATGATCCCAAAGGTACCTCTTGATACGCTCGATTTTACATCGTTCAAAATGAATCTCGGCAGCAAGATGATTATCGATGCGACTCAGAAGAAAAAGCCGAAACAAAAAATTAATGTGAAAAAATTAAACGACGTGGTAAAATCTCTTTCTTCTTATGATAGAAGAATTATTGACGCTCGTTTGATTGAAGGTGCTTTTCTTCTGGTGAAAGTGAAAAAAGATGGTGACGCTGTTATTAAAAAAATTGTGAAACATCCTGAACTTCTCGGGGTGAAGATGGCGGCGACAGTTAGTTTCGACGTGGATATTAACGAACAAGAGAGTTACATTTGGGGCGTTTTCACACGTTTCGACTGTGAACGAGATATTATTTTTACGGAACAAAAATTGATCGGCATCTCCCCCATTTATAAAGGTATCCTTGGGATCGATGCCACATGGAAAACCGGTTATCCCAATCCGTTATCAATGGATGAAAGTATCATAAAGAAAGTGGACGAACGATGGGACAGTTACTGGAGATAA
- a CDS encoding UbiX family flavin prenyltransferase, giving the protein MKIILGITGSSGAVYALDFLKKSISEKFLVVSKWGKVLLKDELKMEETELLPYVKKQFDDKDLTAPIASGSNYFDAFVILPCSTSTLGKIASGIGDTLITRTAQVALKERYKLVICVRETPMSTLTLEQCAKLSSYGAIIMPISPPLYFVPKNVDEYIGAFTDKVLGVIGEKRGNGWRAEELE; this is encoded by the coding sequence ATGAAAATAATTTTGGGCATCACAGGCAGTTCGGGGGCAGTTTATGCTTTAGATTTTTTAAAGAAATCTATTTCTGAAAAATTTCTGGTCGTGAGCAAATGGGGAAAAGTACTGCTGAAAGACGAATTGAAGATGGAAGAAACTGAACTTCTTCCCTATGTAAAGAAACAATTTGACGACAAAGATCTCACAGCACCAATAGCATCCGGATCTAATTACTTTGATGCGTTTGTAATTCTCCCCTGTTCTACATCGACTTTAGGCAAAATCGCATCCGGAATCGGCGATACATTAATCACCCGAACAGCACAAGTTGCCTTGAAAGAACGGTATAAACTTGTTATTTGCGTCCGTGAAACACCGATGTCCACGCTTACCCTTGAACAATGCGCAAAACTTTCATCGTACGGCGCCATTATCATGCCGATCTCTCCTCCGCTCTATTTTGTTCCAAAAAACGTCGATGAATATATTGGCGCTTTCACTGATAAAGTTCTCGGAGTGATTGGCGAAAAAAGAGGCAACGGCTGGAGAGCTGAGGAATTAGAATAA
- a CDS encoding UbiA-like polyprenyltransferase — MKKYLSFIKIEHTLFSLPMIYSGVFLASKERPTTLLLILVLIAAVGARLVAMTLNRIIDRSIDRHNPRTINRELPSGKMNLKESYGVLILGLALYLISAKLISDFCFYLSPIPLIVFVIYPYLKRFTPLAHFGVGMGLAMGPLGGFFAVTGSIDRFGEALLLPLFNLFWATGFDIIYSTLDEEFDKKAGLFSFPSRFGKIRALQISGLLHILAFVVLVALVLISLKALIAVPFLLLSGFLLWLEQHKAEDVELAFFKINIIVGFSILIMILVSI, encoded by the coding sequence TTGAAAAAATATTTATCGTTTATTAAAATAGAACACACCCTTTTTTCCCTGCCGATGATCTATAGCGGTGTGTTCCTCGCATCAAAAGAAAGACCGACAACACTATTGCTCATCCTTGTCCTTATTGCTGCAGTCGGTGCCCGACTGGTTGCAATGACGTTGAATAGAATTATTGACCGTTCGATCGACAGGCACAATCCCCGCACAATAAATCGGGAACTTCCCAGTGGAAAGATGAACTTAAAGGAAAGCTACGGCGTTCTGATTTTGGGTTTAGCATTATATCTTATATCCGCAAAATTAATTTCTGATTTTTGTTTCTATCTTTCTCCCATTCCGTTGATCGTCTTTGTGATATACCCATACTTAAAACGCTTTACTCCTCTTGCACATTTTGGAGTGGGAATGGGATTAGCGATGGGACCTCTCGGCGGATTTTTTGCTGTGACTGGTTCAATTGACAGATTTGGTGAAGCATTGCTTTTACCTCTCTTCAACCTGTTTTGGGCTACCGGATTTGACATTATTTATTCTACACTTGATGAAGAATTCGACAAAAAAGCCGGTTTATTTTCCTTTCCATCCCGTTTTGGAAAGATACGAGCATTGCAAATTTCCGGCTTGTTGCACATATTGGCATTCGTCGTTCTTGTCGCTCTGGTACTGATTTCGTTAAAGGCATTAATTGCAGTCCCGTTTTTGCTGCTGAGCGGATTCCTCCTTTGGCTAGAACAACACAAAGCAGAAGATGTAGAATTGGCATTTTTTAAGATCAATATTATTGTGGGATTCAGTATTCTCATAATGATACTTGTCAGTATATAG
- a CDS encoding M48 family metallopeptidase, whose amino-acid sequence MSDTLLHNARNFYEQQAYNRRMTIVFILLFIIIFLALGIGFDLYFGISSIKSFFLLPMLILTIGSLIKNLQGRIALRLWDENKEEDDSGFEFETFMIKLVIGIIATFMIFMFIWHYQLLIYMDENTHSGSTIPKLFIYIYKIFEFLDSPFMKAMPWGTAITIIVTIVLTITSLRWGAQSIVWSINPIPSDNLTEKYTLLKNVTNEMSLAAGIEMPNVAIIEDDDPNAFAIGTLYSESTIVVTTGLFSTLNREELQGVVAHEISHIRNNDTQVLTVVTVLFGAILLISEWMRKMVFLGKGVGVKISGSSFIIRIIFFIGWVVTIIFAPLIARMLAMSVSRQREYLADANGAELTRNPLALASALSKIELCAEPTKSIPKSIAHFCVIDPLGRKINNKEGFWADLFSTHPPFQKRIMFLRSMAYHP is encoded by the coding sequence ATGAGTGATACACTTCTTCATAATGCCAGGAACTTCTACGAGCAGCAGGCATACAATAGAAGAATGACCATTGTTTTTATTCTCCTCTTCATTATTATTTTCCTCGCGCTTGGGATAGGATTTGATCTTTATTTTGGGATCAGTTCAATTAAAAGCTTTTTTCTTTTGCCAATGTTAATTTTGACGATTGGATCTTTAATTAAAAATCTTCAAGGAAGAATTGCATTGCGGTTATGGGATGAAAACAAAGAAGAGGACGATTCAGGCTTCGAGTTTGAAACATTTATGATAAAGTTGGTTATTGGAATCATCGCTACATTTATGATTTTCATGTTCATATGGCATTATCAATTACTTATATACATGGATGAAAATACTCATTCAGGATCAACTATACCGAAACTCTTCATTTATATTTATAAAATTTTTGAATTCCTTGATTCCCCGTTTATGAAAGCCATGCCTTGGGGAACTGCCATTACCATTATCGTCACTATAGTACTAACAATTACGAGTTTGCGATGGGGAGCCCAATCAATTGTTTGGTCAATCAATCCTATTCCATCTGATAATTTAACGGAAAAATATACGCTGCTTAAAAATGTTACAAATGAAATGAGTCTTGCGGCAGGAATTGAGATGCCAAATGTTGCAATAATCGAAGATGATGATCCAAATGCATTTGCCATCGGCACATTGTACAGCGAAAGTACAATCGTCGTTACGACAGGATTATTTTCTACCCTTAACAGGGAAGAATTACAAGGAGTTGTCGCTCACGAGATTAGTCACATTCGAAATAACGATACGCAGGTTTTGACAGTAGTTACTGTACTATTTGGAGCGATACTACTTATTTCAGAATGGATGCGAAAAATGGTATTTTTAGGGAAAGGGGTCGGCGTCAAGATTTCCGGAAGTTCATTCATTATCCGTATTATTTTTTTTATCGGTTGGGTCGTGACAATCATTTTTGCCCCACTTATTGCACGCATGTTAGCAATGTCTGTTTCGCGTCAGCGGGAATATCTCGCGGATGCAAATGGTGCGGAGTTGACAAGAAACCCATTGGCGCTTGCCAGTGCGCTCTCTAAAATTGAACTGTGCGCTGAGCCGACCAAATCCATCCCAAAAAGTATTGCTCATTTCTGCGTAATCGATCCGCTCGGCAGGAAGATCAATAATAAGGAAGGATTTTGGGCAGATTTGTTTTCAACACACCCTCCATTTCAGAAAAGGATAATGTTTCTGAGATCGATGGCATACCATCCTTGA
- a CDS encoding isocitrate/isopropylmalate family dehydrogenase, whose product MYTITLIPGDGIGPSITEATVRVVEATGVDIRWDEQYAGMAGIEKHKDPIPEQTIASISQNKVALKGPLTTQLGKGFRSVNVAMRKEFDLYINLRPAKSFQGVPSRYSDVDIVMFRENIEEFYSGIEHYIDAQKSAAETIGIITRYGSERIVRAAFEYARKFNRKKVSIVHKANIMKFTGGLFLEVAKKVAEEFPDILCNDVIIDNMAMQLVLNPNQYDVIVTTNLFGDILSDLCSGLVGGLGVAPGANIGKDAAIFEAVHGSAPDIAGKDLANPSALILASAMMLNHLGETVAAEKIYKAIRETLMNPNEVTRDLNPKSTVGTKQFAEFIVQHIKSN is encoded by the coding sequence ATGTACACTATAACTCTTATACCCGGTGATGGAATCGGTCCAAGTATTACAGAAGCAACAGTTCGAGTGGTTGAAGCGACCGGAGTTGATATTCGCTGGGATGAACAATATGCAGGAATGGCGGGAATTGAAAAACATAAAGATCCAATTCCTGAACAAACCATTGCCTCAATTTCCCAAAATAAAGTCGCACTGAAAGGCCCGTTAACAACACAGCTGGGTAAAGGATTTCGCAGCGTCAACGTTGCGATGAGAAAAGAATTCGATCTTTATATCAATCTCCGTCCTGCAAAATCTTTTCAAGGTGTTCCGTCACGTTACAGCGATGTGGATATTGTGATGTTTCGGGAAAACATCGAGGAATTTTATTCCGGTATTGAACATTATATCGATGCACAAAAGAGTGCGGCGGAAACAATTGGAATTATTACCCGTTACGGCAGTGAACGTATTGTTCGGGCGGCGTTTGAATATGCTCGAAAATTTAACCGTAAGAAAGTTTCGATTGTTCATAAAGCAAACATTATGAAGTTTACGGGAGGATTGTTCCTTGAAGTCGCGAAGAAGGTTGCTGAAGAGTTTCCTGACATTCTATGTAATGATGTTATCATCGATAATATGGCAATGCAGCTTGTGTTGAATCCGAATCAATACGATGTTATTGTCACAACAAACTTGTTTGGTGATATTCTTTCTGATCTTTGTTCCGGACTGGTTGGTGGACTTGGTGTGGCTCCGGGTGCAAATATTGGAAAAGATGCAGCGATTTTTGAAGCTGTTCATGGAAGCGCGCCGGATATTGCGGGAAAAGACTTGGCGAATCCCTCAGCATTAATTCTTGCATCGGCTATGATGTTGAACCATTTAGGTGAAACTGTCGCAGCCGAAAAAATCTATAAAGCAATCCGCGAAACACTAATGAATCCAAATGAAGTCACTCGGGATTTAAATCCCAAATCGACTGTAGGAACAAAACAGTTCGCAGAATTTATTGTTCAACATATTAAATCAAATTGA
- the dusB gene encoding tRNA dihydrouridine synthase DusB, which produces MKLGNINIDKPLILAPMEDVTDMPFRLVCKKLGADIMYTEFVNSDGLVRNNKKTFEKMRFLEEERTFGIQIYGGDENAMEGAARLADSLNPDLIDINCGCWVKQVAGRGAGAGLLKDLPRMERLVSNVVKATNIPVTVKTRLGWDEHSVKIVEVAKMLEGIGVQGLTIHCRTRSQGHNGDPDYSWIQKVKQVVSMPIFVNGSLVEPRQIKEVFDDTGCDGVMIGRGAIDNPWIFADTKHYFATGDLTPKRILAERIDKCIELLTLSVERKGEKRAVIEMRKFYIGYLKGEANAAKLRNYLMQFYEASPIIDTLLSVKEKGVIEEEKFLPAHAAV; this is translated from the coding sequence ATGAAACTTGGCAACATCAATATTGATAAACCGCTGATACTCGCTCCCATGGAAGATGTGACGGATATGCCGTTTCGTCTTGTCTGCAAAAAACTCGGTGCAGATATTATGTATACTGAATTTGTCAATTCCGACGGTCTTGTGCGAAACAATAAGAAGACTTTTGAAAAAATGAGGTTTCTGGAAGAGGAACGGACGTTCGGTATACAAATTTATGGTGGTGATGAGAACGCCATGGAAGGGGCGGCAAGACTGGCCGATTCACTCAATCCTGATCTGATCGATATCAATTGTGGATGCTGGGTGAAGCAAGTGGCCGGGCGCGGTGCAGGGGCTGGATTATTGAAAGATCTTCCGAGAATGGAACGGTTGGTTTCTAATGTAGTTAAAGCAACGAACATTCCTGTGACTGTGAAGACGCGATTAGGGTGGGATGAACATTCCGTAAAAATTGTGGAAGTTGCAAAGATGCTCGAGGGTATCGGTGTTCAGGGATTGACAATCCATTGTCGAACACGTTCTCAGGGACATAATGGTGACCCAGACTATTCATGGATTCAGAAAGTGAAACAAGTTGTCTCTATGCCGATTTTCGTCAACGGAAGTTTAGTTGAACCGCGGCAGATTAAAGAAGTGTTTGACGATACAGGGTGTGATGGAGTGATGATCGGAAGGGGCGCTATTGATAATCCGTGGATCTTTGCTGATACGAAACATTATTTTGCAACTGGGGATCTGACTCCGAAAAGAATACTCGCAGAACGAATTGATAAATGTATTGAACTGCTCACGCTCTCTGTAGAACGAAAAGGAGAAAAGAGAGCAGTGATTGAAATGCGAAAATTTTATATCGGATATTTAAAAGGGGAAGCGAACGCCGCAAAACTTCGAAATTATTTAATGCAATTCTATGAAGCGAGTCCAATCATCGATACCCTACTCTCTGTCAAAGAGAAAGGTGTGATCGAAGAAGAAAAATTTCTGCCGGCACACGCAGCGGTTTGA
- a CDS encoding LysE family transporter produces the protein MIAFFVGFIIGYVTTIPIGPINLAVVMKALRNHTAQALLIGIGSALMDVVYCAAAVFGIGSLISHPSLELAFRVSTFLIFFIYGLKTTFGKLPEAHFQPSEEDAPGFKRYFLLGMAMYFSNPSFLAYWITIGGIVHGYHIIQPVLLDNALFALGTGVGVTGWFFTLVELVEKQKMKFEISRIRKVTRFFGMILLIVSLVLGYNLLKEYAM, from the coding sequence ATGATTGCATTCTTTGTCGGTTTTATCATCGGTTATGTAACAACAATTCCCATTGGTCCTATTAACCTGGCCGTTGTCATGAAAGCGTTGCGAAACCATACGGCGCAGGCGCTGTTGATCGGAATAGGTTCTGCATTAATGGATGTTGTGTATTGCGCCGCAGCTGTTTTTGGAATTGGTTCCCTAATCTCACATCCTTCTCTTGAACTGGCTTTTCGTGTCTCTACATTCCTCATCTTTTTCATTTACGGATTAAAAACCACATTCGGGAAATTGCCCGAGGCACATTTCCAACCGAGTGAAGAAGATGCTCCCGGATTTAAACGCTATTTTTTATTGGGAATGGCGATGTATTTTTCTAATCCTTCATTCCTTGCGTATTGGATAACGATTGGGGGTATTGTTCATGGATATCATATTATTCAACCCGTATTGCTGGATAATGCATTGTTTGCACTCGGCACAGGTGTCGGAGTTACGGGCTGGTTTTTTACCTTAGTTGAATTGGTCGAAAAACAAAAAATGAAGTTTGAAATCAGCAGAATCAGAAAAGTCACCAGGTTTTTTGGAATGATATTGTTGATAGTCAGTTTAGTGCTTGGCTACAATTTGTTAAAAGAATACGCTATGTAA
- a CDS encoding ABC transporter ATP-binding protein, with protein MIEIQNLVKQYGDKNAVNNLSLSVGKGEIFGFLGPNGAGKSTTVKILTGMVFPTSGLARVAGFNIVTDPIEVKKRIGYVPESGALFESLTGREYLQLVADLHHLDAEIAEKRSIEFLSLFDLQESQHERIQQYSKGMKQKILIAAALMHNPDVLFLDEPMNGLDSNASLIFKELLKKLSAQGKTIFFTSHILDVVERVCTRIAIINNGSMLIDGTALEILQATGEKSLEEAFAKLTGVRDAKESAQEFMNAMGKQ; from the coding sequence ATGATTGAAATTCAAAACCTCGTAAAACAGTATGGTGATAAGAATGCAGTAAATAATCTTTCCTTGTCTGTGGGAAAAGGAGAGATTTTTGGATTTCTTGGTCCGAATGGAGCCGGGAAATCGACCACGGTTAAAATTTTAACCGGGATGGTTTTTCCCACAAGCGGATTGGCGCGGGTTGCGGGGTTTAATATTGTAACGGATCCAATTGAAGTGAAAAAAAGGATCGGCTATGTCCCGGAATCCGGGGCGTTATTTGAGAGTCTAACAGGAAGGGAGTATTTACAGCTTGTTGCTGATCTGCACCACCTGGACGCTGAAATTGCTGAAAAACGAAGTATTGAATTTCTATCATTGTTTGATCTTCAGGAGAGTCAGCATGAACGGATTCAACAATATTCCAAAGGAATGAAGCAGAAAATTTTAATAGCCGCTGCTCTCATGCACAATCCAGACGTGTTGTTTCTTGATGAACCAATGAACGGTTTGGATTCCAATGCCTCGCTGATATTTAAAGAATTGTTGAAAAAACTCTCCGCGCAAGGGAAAACGATTTTCTTTACGTCACATATTCTAGATGTGGTTGAACGGGTTTGTACCCGCATTGCCATTATTAATAATGGATCAATGCTCATCGACGGAACTGCACTTGAAATTTTACAGGCAACGGGAGAGAAATCGCTGGAAGAAGCGTTTGCCAAATTAACCGGTGTGCGTGATGCAAAAGAATCTGCGCAGGAATTTATGAATGCAATGGGGAAACAATGA